The DNA window GAGTCGTCTAAAAGATGATGAAAGAAAGTCTGTGAATGACATGACGAAGTAAAATATGGCACCAAGGTACGTCGTGTTTGCTTTGAAAGACAAAGACCCAGACAATTTCACGAGTACTGCCTAGATATACCGAGCTAGAGCAACATACAAAATGAGCAACAAAGGTGCAATGACATAAATGCAAATTTTATTGAGCcttattcaccaagagaaatacaTGAGTTGGTCTAGAAATACGGAGAATTTATATATTGTGGCTGATATCTTTTGGAAACACCCTAACTTTGTcaagttgttgaatatgtttcctctggtgttgatttttgattgcacgtacaaaacaaacaagtaagaattttaattttaatttctcccATCTTAAAATGTTTATGTTAATTTGTGAGTGGTTTATTTAATGTGTTAATGATTTTATAGGGTGGAGTCTGCACATTGGAGACTGAAGAACATGTTGACTACAAGTCGTGGTGATTTATGTGCAAGCTGGGATGCACACAACCAAATGGGAGTCAATCGTCAACCATGTCAATTGGTAAGCAACCTTCTACCAATTCTGCAAAAGGCGAGTACTTGTCAGAGTTTCTTGCTTTCTTTCACCCATACATCGATGACATTATTGATGTTGGAATAGATGGAAACTGTGGTTTCCGTTGTATTTCATCTGCATTAGGATGGATGTAAGATGCATGTTATGATGTTCAGATGCAGTTGGATGCTAAAATCCATCAACAAGAAGGATTGTTTTCCTAGTTGTTCTATGACACTATCTCTTATGTTAAGAATTCATTACTCGTAAAACGCTTGGTTGTTCAGGGTAAGGAGAAATGGATGTTGGTTCCAGATATGGGTTACCCTATTGCTTCTAGATATAATGTTGTATTTGTTTCTCTTTTCATGAGAATGAACATAACATTTTCCCGCTTCTCATAGCTCCACCCCCATACACGACTCGACATACAATCATTGTTATTGGTTTTGTAGACGATAATCATTGGGTTCAGGTAAAGTTGAGACTCAATTGTCCACTGTCTCCCATCACTGATCGTTGGAGGAAGAATTGTTCTAATGATGCAAAAGCATGAGAATCAGCATATGCGGGTCGATTCAGACATTGAGAAGAATTGTCTAGAAagtgtttgaattttttttgtaatgCATCTATGTATGAcatttattctatttatatatTAAGACGGTTATTGTTTCACCGtgtattttattcaaatttaaaaaaaaggaaaaaaaataagtCCTAGTATtaccgaaaatttgaaatttctgatattTTTCCTATACAATAAATTTTATGAACTAAAATCACACAAGAAATTTCAAATATCTGGTATTTTTTTCCGGTATCAGATATTTAAAATTTGTGGTATTAATTTTAACTGCTGCTACATACCAGAAATTTGAAATATCTGGTACCGgaaatttaaaatttccggtatgtaGCATCAGACACGGTAAATTAGTAAATACAACaaaatttttgatatttatatGAACGTTCCGGTACGGTACCGAAAGTTTCAAAAAATCTAATATTTTACcgaaataattttgtaaaaacgcTCTATGAAATGACATGTATAAAATGGAGGTGGCAAGATAAATTGACGACCCTACGATGATATAGGGAGAATTTATCCGATGTAGGGTGTAATTAGTATAACTCTTCTTAAAATAGCCCAATAAATTTAACCCGACCCGAAGATATGTTGTTGTaaataggggtgttcaaaaaAACCAATAACCATAAACCAAATTTATATCCATATTAATCCATATTTCAAAATCCAAtccaaaataatattttaaaacggGTGGTCCATTTAGCATAACCAAAAAAAAACCGGAAACCGTTAATCAAATTGGATCGGTATATTGGATTCCACATTTGAAACACTCTCaaaactttctcttttacttaCTGTAATAGTGTAAATTGCTTAACCCTTCAAAGTTTAAACCCAAACAAAAGTCGTATTCCTCCACCGCCACCGCCCATTCCTCTGTGGTCACCGCCATAAACGTTTTGGTTGCAGACGCAATCGTCAACTCAACATTCAATTCCCTGGGGtaatttcttttcttctctcaacAATGGCTTCATGGGTAGTGCTAACTATGATCCTTTTTCGATTGTTTGTGTTATTGAATGTTGTAAGGGTTAATGGGTTCAATTTGTTTCACACCTTTTTGTATGCACGCATCTTGTTTGTTAAAATGTCTAAGGGTTAATGGGTTCAATTTGTTTCACACCTTTTTGTATGCACGCATCTTGTTTGTTAAAATGTCCATGTGAGTTTGGTTAGATTGTCATATTAATATAGCTAGATTCAAGGTTGAAGGAGCTACTGTTTGTTTCTGATGTTTTCTGCAATATGCGGATTTGTTGTGATTGAGCAGCGCACAGACAACCATAGAGATGGATTCCACGGATGATGATGACTTTTTTGTTTCACCATTCTACTAATTTCATCTCACATTTTCTTAACTTCAGTTCTTAGTTAAATTTAATTGTTTACATTGGTATATTGTTTTCTTACTCTGactgatttttttcttttaatttgatGGAAATTAAGAGCTTTCAGATTCATGTTAAACAATACTAGAGAAAAGTATTTGGCCATGGTAAAGAATTGCGTGTTAAGCATTGATCTTAGAATTTGGAATTTGAactggttttaaaaaaaaaaactggttTTTAGAAAAACCGATTTAAAACTGGTTTTTATGAGAAACCGGTTTAAAACTGAACCGATCCACATGTAAActggttttaaaaaattaaaccgGTTTTGATAAAatagttttaagatccaaaccaaaccatatatatggtttggtttggtttagttattgatccatgaacacccctagttgtaaatacaaattaataataatttattaattctttgaatttcttcctcacccaaaataatttcaaaattttgaaGTTCCCGGTAATAGCTTGCTCAGGTACATTGAACTGAAGTGCGATGGAAAATGATGAACCCGTTCTTCCTCAATCTCACGGTCTCTCTCTCTTAGGGTTTCGAATTTTCCCTCACAAACAAAATCATTACAATTCGTTTTTCACTTTCCGAATCGAATCTGATTTTTCTGCAATGCTAGGGTTTCGTTAACCTCAATTTCTTctaatttattctcttttttatCGCTGATTGTGCAGGTTGTAACATTCAAGGTATGGATCGGGTGGTGGCAACTGTGACTGGTTACCATGAGCCTGACCGATTCAACCTTATTAAGCTGATTTCGTATGCCGGTGCCAACTACGTTGGCATGATGTCAAAATCAATAACGCATCTGGTTAGTTTCTTCGTTTGTTGAggaatttaaatatttgattattgtTTCGAATGTTTTCTTTCTGAATGCTGGAAATGATAATTCTCTTTGAATATAGTGTAGTTAGACTGATTATATACTCTCTAGCACCGACATCTCTGAACAAAGTGTCTGTGTCTGAAACTGACACCGAAATTTGTGACTATgtgtaataaatttattttttaaaattattaccgGTGTCGACATGTCATTATCGGTGTTGTGTTTCCGGTGTCCAGGCTTCATAGATTATATACAGTATTCAGATCTAACAAACTCTAACTCAACTTATTTGTATATAACTAACAAACTTAAATTTCGCTATTTTGTTAGAGAAGAATTCTATGAATGAGTCAAACCATAGGAAAATTGAATAACTGATATCAAAAGGAAAAATGTTGGAGGGAAAAAGTTGATGGTTCTGATAGAACTGGGAAGAAAAATATTTAAGGTTGAGTGAAGTGTTGTAGAGTGCAGTTGCCAAGGTACCGGTTCCTCATTTAGTAGTTTGAGAAGCTCTGCAGAGTATTTAAGTGGCATGGTTCTTTCCTCTATATAGATAACTTTTAAATTATGGTTTTCCTAATGTTTAGATACTTATATAAACTTTTATTATGACAaatgtttttaattttgaatGAGCAGTGTCTAGTTATCTACTTACCAAGCTACAAATTTGACATAATTACATACACAACAATGTTCAGGTGTGTTGGAAGTTCGAAGGAAAGAAATATGATATTGCTCGAAAATTTAGAATACCTATAGTCAACCACCGTTGGGTTGAAGACTGCATAAAGGAAGGAAGGCGTGTCCCAGAAGATTCCTATATCATGCAAAGGTGAATATGTTTTCtactttcttttccttttctttttatgCCCATTTACTGCAGAATTATAACATtggattttaattttatataattaccATGGCCTTGATAGAAAAAAGAGAGCACTTTTGGGGAATATTTTTCTTGTGTGTGAATTAAAAAATGACTGTTGAAAATGCATAAACTGATCAATTTGGTGTGACAGATTTTACTTTATATTGTATCTGAAATTTACTGTTACAAACAAGTAAAAAATCATTCATGGGTCTGAATCTAGAAGCTAAAACATTAAGAAAAGCTTCTTTTTGAGTGTTGTTAATGCTAAAAGCTCACAAGATAATCCTCATCCTCAACCGTTTTTGTTGTCCTGAGTTCTGTTTTTTTATGTCATGTGACGGACTTCTTTGTATGGAGTCTAAGTTTGCTGAAGTTTGTTTTGTAGTTTGAGGTTTGGCATCATTGATCTTATTGACAAATAAGACAATTATTTATTTGGAGATCATGTTACTACTTACTGGTGCTTTCCTTTCATTTCCTTTCCTTTGACTTGCCTTGTAATAAAATTTGGAGAAAACCTTTTCTTAAATTCATTCATTATTATCATCCTTATTATTTTCAGTGGACACGAAGTAGGGCCATTGTTAATGGAAGTTCCTGTCAGTTTTCAAGCAAATAGCTTGGCGAAGAAAAAAGTGGTTAGTGGCAGTTTATCTGATATTGGGTCTGAAAGGCAAAATAGTGACTTCAGTTCTTGGCTCTGTGGAATTTCTGTTTTGGAAGATTCTTCTATATTGAAAAAGGTAAATATTTTTGCTCTCTTTGTTCTCCTCCAAGTTGTTTTCAATTGTTATATATAAATTTCGTTTTCGTGTTTCCAAGAATGTTTTGAATTCTGGTTCATAAGCAGTATGTTACCTCATTTTCTGAATAGGGTGCAGCTTTCAGGGAGTGATGTGTTAGCACTCATGTTATTTATTGATGCTAACCATTATCTCAACTTGTTACTTATGCACCAATGGACCATAGTTGTTCCGTTTAGATCGAATGTATTTCTTATGGCGTCAGTTCAGGTTTCTAATACATATCATGGTATTACTTAATACACTGGAAATTGCTAATCATTAATTACTTTGAATGGTTCAGAGGTGAAGCAATGAGCCTGTTTCCTTGTATTGAGTTTAATTTTTTCTGCCAATGTCACTCTTCTGTTGACAAAACTTAAACTCATATGTCTGTTTTCTGTTTGCTGTTTGCAAGCTTACATTCCTCGTGCTCCCATTTAAAAACACGTGATATGCTTGCCATAAGCATGGACATATTGATTACTTTTAAGCAGTAAAATGCAATATACCTAACTAACTATATAAACTAGCAAAATAATTAACTGTTGGGGCACTATGGTGTATGATGAACGAAACAAATGAATTTTTGTTCTTTTGGATTGTCTGTTAGTCTTATTAATTTCTATTTTCCTTTCTTCTTCAAGCACGAGGAGTCAAGTTCATATTCATCTAGACTGTCAAAGAAAGGTAAAAGAAATAGTGGGAATGAAGCAAGTACCGAAGCTAGACATTCTCGTAAAGGAAGAAGGGTTGGGAAAAATGATGGTCGAGTGGCGTTGGACCCTATAATTTTGGATTTAAGCACAGACGACCAGCTTAGCGAAATGGATAGGCTACACACTGAGGCTGCAGCTACCTCTTCCTTTTCTAGCCATGTCAATATCGAAAATATTCAAGAAAACAGTGAAGGACTTGATACTAGACTATCTAGGCAAAGTAGAACTATCGATGGAAGTTCAGATGGCATTGAACAGAGTAGAGATTCATATCATTTATCTACTCCCACAAATTCAACTTTGTTTATTGAAGATCCCCTTCCTTTGACACAGACTTCAGTAGACTTATGTTCCAGTGCTGCAGAAAAGTCCACCAGTGGTGACGTGGTTGATAATTTTGATGACTTACCTACTACAAAGGACTTGTCATGTGTTATATGTTTCACAGATTTCAGTTCGACAAGGGGGATTTTAGCTTGTGGACATCGGTTTTGTTTTCCATGCATCCAGGGTTGGGTTGATCACAGGGTAAGCCTCTTCCAATATCTATCTATTACTATACATAAAACCTATTAATTGAAAGTGATAAATAGATTCAATGATTATAAGATGGCAATAGGCTTCTCATTCCAATCCATCTTCAACTATGATTAATTGAAAcctatttatttttagtttttttcccCCACCTAGTGCTAAAAGGATTTTG is part of the Vicia villosa cultivar HV-30 ecotype Madison, WI linkage group LG2, Vvil1.0, whole genome shotgun sequence genome and encodes:
- the LOC131652894 gene encoding uncharacterized protein LOC131652894 isoform X1 — its product is MENDEPVLPQSHGCNIQGMDRVVATVTGYHEPDRFNLIKLISYAGANYVGMMSKSITHLVCWKFEGKKYDIARKFRIPIVNHRWVEDCIKEGRRVPEDSYIMQSGHEVGPLLMEVPVSFQANSLAKKKVVSGSLSDIGSERQNSDFSSWLCGISVLEDSSILKKHEESSSYSSRLSKKGKRNSGNEASTEARHSRKGRRVGKNDGRVALDPIILDLSTDDQLSEMDRLHTEAAATSSFSSHVNIENIQENSEGLDTRLSRQSRTIDGSSDGIEQSRDSYHLSTPTNSTLFIEDPLPLTQTSVDLCSSAAEKSTSGDVVDNFDDLPTTKDLSCVICFTDFSSTRGILACGHRFCFPCIQGWVDHRIALGKVSTCPLCKASITGIMKVEHAATTDQKVYSQTIPCDYPGSDIFIPMDQEFRDNNLESSRAGACVICSGREPEDLLQNCDVCRTRKIHSYCMDPPLLPWTCSPCKELRMIYRNRSY
- the LOC131652894 gene encoding uncharacterized protein LOC131652894 isoform X2 codes for the protein MDRVVATVTGYHEPDRFNLIKLISYAGANYVGMMSKSITHLVCWKFEGKKYDIARKFRIPIVNHRWVEDCIKEGRRVPEDSYIMQSGHEVGPLLMEVPVSFQANSLAKKKVVSGSLSDIGSERQNSDFSSWLCGISVLEDSSILKKHEESSSYSSRLSKKGKRNSGNEASTEARHSRKGRRVGKNDGRVALDPIILDLSTDDQLSEMDRLHTEAAATSSFSSHVNIENIQENSEGLDTRLSRQSRTIDGSSDGIEQSRDSYHLSTPTNSTLFIEDPLPLTQTSVDLCSSAAEKSTSGDVVDNFDDLPTTKDLSCVICFTDFSSTRGILACGHRFCFPCIQGWVDHRIALGKVSTCPLCKASITGIMKVEHAATTDQKVYSQTIPCDYPGSDIFIPMDQEFRDNNLESSRAGACVICSGREPEDLLQNCDVCRTRKIHSYCMDPPLLPWTCSPCKELRMIYRNRSY